One window of the Candidatus Binataceae bacterium genome contains the following:
- a CDS encoding response regulator has protein sequence MTQAAQAIQESQRGMKYRVLIVEDDADIRELIRYNLAQEGFIVEEAGDGAQAIEKVKRRIPDLMVLDLMLPGMPGLEICRTMRSGAETASLPILIVTAKGTEVDKVLGLEMGADDYVVKPFSPRELIARVKALLRRANAIAEPESAGIFEKGRLRMDFGTYQVFVDGKKKDLALREFELLKFFVQHPMRVYTREQLLDMVWGRDTFVEPRTVDVHVRRLRQHIERDDSNPELILTVRSVGYRFNPEALG, from the coding sequence ATGACACAAGCAGCTCAGGCCATTCAGGAATCCCAGCGCGGGATGAAATATCGCGTCCTGATCGTTGAGGACGACGCCGATATCCGCGAGCTCATCCGCTACAATCTCGCGCAGGAAGGCTTCATCGTCGAGGAAGCGGGCGACGGCGCTCAGGCGATCGAGAAGGTCAAGCGGCGCATCCCGGATCTGATGGTCCTCGACCTGATGCTGCCGGGGATGCCGGGGCTCGAGATCTGTCGCACGATGCGCAGCGGGGCCGAGACGGCCAGCCTGCCGATCCTGATCGTGACCGCCAAGGGCACCGAAGTTGACAAAGTGTTAGGCCTCGAGATGGGCGCCGACGACTACGTCGTAAAGCCCTTCAGCCCGCGCGAGCTTATCGCGCGCGTCAAGGCGCTCTTGCGCCGCGCCAACGCAATCGCCGAGCCCGAATCGGCGGGTATTTTCGAAAAGGGCCGGCTCAGAATGGATTTCGGCACCTACCAGGTGTTTGTCGACGGCAAGAAGAAGGACCTTGCGCTGCGCGAGTTCGAGTTGCTGAAATTCTTCGTGCAGCATCCGATGCGCGTCTACACCCGCGAGCAACTGCTCGACATGGTCTGGGGCCGCGATACCTTCGTCGAGCCACGCACCGTTGATGTTCACGTGCGCCGCCTGCGTCAGCATATCGAGCGCGACGACTCTAACCCGGAGCTAATCCTGACCGTGCGCAGTGTCGGCTACCGGTTCAATCCGGAAGCGCTTGGCTAG
- a CDS encoding ATP-binding protein, giving the protein MASAPTFRFIAAVVLGMLPAAVLLIVLGAQGAVPLFIVGLVLALGLGAGLVFAIALGGAWERRAERLDAVASALEERRLPSHVLPDDPDPMGRAEHRLLGAADKVIDEFESLTEQRDELEAILRSMTEAVVVTGQRGEVILLNGAARKMFALDADTDYRTTPLIELCRDPRLQDFVENSMRSTVDGVASAEIAIQIPAPLHVGASAIAIRTPRGPAFVFVFHDITRLKSYETLRADFISNLTHELRTPLSALYGYAETLIRGVDDPETVSRFLNIIERQARRLARLLDDLVSLSDLERGLTPLKFEATEPRRVIEEAVELMQEYGAKRGIRIEVKCPAEIPKLYGDRDRLHQVMLNLIDNAIKYTPREGLVTAEARAMAGWNDAAETPGVALIVSDTGEGIPAADIPRLTERFYRVDRARSRELGGTGLGLAIVKHIVSLHHGALKIESRLREGTSVSVWVPQAPLS; this is encoded by the coding sequence TTGGCTAGCGCTCCGACTTTTCGCTTCATCGCCGCCGTCGTGCTGGGCATGCTGCCGGCGGCGGTCCTGTTGATCGTCCTCGGCGCGCAGGGCGCCGTGCCGCTATTCATTGTCGGACTTGTGCTCGCCCTTGGCTTGGGCGCGGGCCTGGTCTTCGCGATCGCGCTCGGCGGCGCATGGGAGCGGCGTGCGGAGCGGCTCGACGCGGTTGCGTCAGCGCTCGAAGAACGTCGGTTGCCGTCGCACGTGCTGCCCGACGACCCGGATCCGATGGGCCGCGCGGAGCATCGCCTGCTCGGCGCAGCCGACAAGGTAATCGACGAATTTGAGTCGCTGACCGAGCAACGCGACGAGCTCGAAGCGATCCTGCGCAGCATGACCGAGGCGGTTGTCGTCACGGGGCAGCGCGGGGAGGTAATCCTGCTCAACGGTGCCGCGCGCAAGATGTTCGCGCTCGATGCGGATACAGACTATCGAACGACGCCGCTGATCGAGCTGTGCCGCGATCCGCGCCTGCAGGACTTCGTAGAAAACTCGATGCGCTCGACGGTTGACGGTGTTGCGAGCGCCGAGATTGCGATTCAGATCCCGGCGCCGCTGCATGTCGGTGCGAGCGCGATCGCGATTCGCACGCCGCGCGGTCCCGCGTTCGTCTTCGTCTTCCACGACATCACGCGGCTCAAGTCATACGAGACGCTGCGTGCCGATTTCATCTCCAACCTCACCCACGAATTGCGCACGCCGCTGAGCGCGCTGTACGGCTACGCCGAGACGCTGATTCGCGGCGTCGATGATCCCGAGACAGTCTCGCGCTTTCTCAATATCATCGAGCGCCAGGCGCGCCGCCTGGCGCGTCTGCTCGACGATCTCGTTTCGTTGTCAGACCTCGAGCGCGGTCTGACGCCGCTCAAATTCGAGGCGACCGAACCGCGCCGTGTGATCGAAGAGGCGGTCGAGTTGATGCAGGAATACGGCGCCAAGCGCGGGATCCGGATCGAAGTGAAGTGCCCGGCCGAGATACCGAAGCTGTACGGTGATCGCGACCGGCTGCATCAGGTGATGCTCAATCTCATCGACAACGCGATTAAGTACACGCCGCGCGAAGGTCTCGTGACAGCCGAAGCGCGCGCGATGGCCGGATGGAACGATGCGGCGGAAACGCCGGGTGTGGCGCTCATCGTAAGCGACACGGGCGAAGGCATCCCGGCCGCGGACATCCCGCGGCTGACCGAACGTTTCTATCGCGTCGATCGCGCCCGCTCGCGCGAGCTCGGCGGCACCGGCCTCGGCCTCGCGATCGTTAAGCACATCGTCTCGCTGCATCACGGCGCCCTGAAAATCGAAAGCCGCCTCCGCGAAGGAACATCGGTCAGCGTCTGGGTCCCCCAAGCGCCGCTATCTTGA
- the pstB gene encoding phosphate ABC transporter ATP-binding protein PstB, translating to MADKLFVKNLNAYFNKHHALHDVSLNFPDRKVAAIIGPSGCGKSTLVRCLNRMHEVVPGATANGEVLLDGDNIYGDGIDPVQIRRRIGMVFQKPTPFPTMSIEDNVAAGLTLNGTKVSRAERDQLVERSLRQAALWEEVKDRLRRPGASLSGGQQQRLCVARALAVRPEVLLMDEPCSALDPISTARIEELLLELKAEYTIVIVTHNMQQAARCSDMTAFMYTGNLIEYGETKQIFTNPSRRETEDYITGRFG from the coding sequence ATGGCCGACAAGCTATTCGTTAAGAACCTAAACGCTTACTTTAATAAGCATCACGCGTTGCACGATGTAAGCCTGAATTTCCCCGACCGGAAAGTCGCGGCGATCATCGGGCCTTCGGGATGCGGCAAATCGACGCTGGTGCGATGCCTCAACCGGATGCATGAGGTGGTTCCGGGCGCGACCGCCAACGGCGAAGTGCTGCTCGACGGCGACAACATCTACGGCGATGGCATCGACCCGGTCCAGATCCGCCGCCGCATCGGGATGGTCTTCCAGAAGCCCACGCCTTTCCCGACCATGTCGATCGAAGACAACGTCGCCGCGGGTCTGACGCTCAACGGCACCAAGGTTAGCCGCGCCGAGCGCGACCAGCTCGTGGAGCGCAGCCTGCGTCAGGCGGCATTGTGGGAGGAGGTCAAGGATCGCCTGCGCCGTCCCGGTGCCAGTCTTTCTGGCGGTCAGCAGCAGCGGCTTTGCGTTGCCCGCGCGCTCGCGGTGCGGCCCGAAGTGTTACTGATGGATGAACCTTGCTCGGCGCTCGACCCAATTTCGACCGCGCGCATCGAAGAACTATTGCTGGAACTCAAGGCTGAGTACACTATCGTAATAGTGACGCATAACATGCAGCAGGCCGCGCGTTGCTCCGACATGACGGCCTTCATGTACACCGGCAACCTAATAGAGTACGGCGAGACCAAGCAGATCTTCACCAACCCGTCGCGGCGCGAAACTGAAGACTACATTACGGGACGATTCGGCTAA
- the pstA gene encoding phosphate ABC transporter permease PstA — MAAGAIGLRRETSYRYRKFKSDFMMAVTVGATILTLIPLFLVLGYLLMKGFASLNFAFFFHMPAPVGEPGGGMANAIVGTLEVVGIACLLGVPVGVGAGLYLASHRADRFANTVRFCADVMMGVPSIVVGIFAYAVVVRPMGGFSSLAGAVALAAIMVPLVTRTTEEMVALVPPELREASLALGVPQWKTTLAVVARTAMAGIATGVILAVARVAGETAPLLFTAFGNRFWSLSLFRPINTLTVQVYTYAIAPFADWQRQAWAGALVLTAMILALELGVRAVTGGSSKAPR; from the coding sequence ATGGCGGCAGGCGCAATCGGGCTGCGACGCGAAACCAGCTATCGGTATCGCAAGTTCAAGAGCGACTTCATGATGGCGGTTACCGTGGGGGCGACGATCCTCACGCTCATTCCGCTCTTCCTGGTGCTGGGCTACCTCCTGATGAAGGGGTTCGCCAGCCTCAACTTTGCATTTTTCTTTCATATGCCGGCCCCCGTCGGTGAGCCGGGCGGCGGTATGGCGAACGCCATCGTCGGCACGCTCGAGGTGGTCGGTATCGCATGCCTGCTCGGCGTGCCGGTCGGCGTTGGCGCGGGACTCTATCTCGCGAGCCATCGCGCCGATCGATTCGCCAATACCGTGAGATTCTGCGCTGACGTCATGATGGGGGTGCCATCGATCGTCGTTGGTATTTTCGCATATGCCGTCGTCGTCCGCCCGATGGGCGGATTTTCTTCGCTGGCGGGAGCAGTCGCGCTGGCCGCGATCATGGTCCCGCTCGTGACGCGCACCACCGAAGAGATGGTCGCGCTGGTACCGCCGGAGTTGCGCGAGGCCTCGCTCGCGCTCGGCGTGCCGCAGTGGAAAACGACGCTCGCGGTGGTGGCACGGACTGCGATGGCTGGCATCGCTACCGGCGTCATCCTGGCCGTCGCGCGTGTCGCCGGTGAAACGGCGCCGCTGTTGTTTACAGCATTCGGTAACCGATTCTGGTCGCTCTCGCTCTTTCGTCCTATCAACACGCTGACGGTGCAGGTTTATACCTACGCGATCGCGCCGTTCGCAGACTGGCAGCGCCAGGCGTGGGCGGGCGCGCTTGTGCTGACAGCGATGATTCTCGCTCTGGAGTTGGGTGTGCGTGCGGTTACGGGGGGCTCGTCGAAAGCTCCAAGGTAA
- the pstC gene encoding phosphate ABC transporter permease subunit PstC — protein MAENLTVVKREAAKAQVRTRLFGDRIFNTTTFLLALSILLLLGGLAFALIWDSWPSIRHFGLSFLISTNWDPVSEEYGALPFIYGTFVSSMLALLIAVPLSLGVALCLSEMAPDWLSRRLGFLVDLLAAIPSVVYGLWAIFIMGPWLRDHVMPLLQFWWGWTPFFKGPKIAVSMMSASVILAIMIIPYISSVCTDVFRVVPNFQREAAIALGATKWEMVTTAVIPYGFTGVIGAVILGLGRALGETIAVAMVIGNSSDISLSLFKPSATLASVIANEFAEATSDLHLAALIELGLVLLLLGIFLNVVARALVHGVSARRFQTGD, from the coding sequence GTGGCTGAGAATCTCACGGTCGTCAAGCGCGAGGCGGCAAAGGCGCAGGTCCGGACGCGCCTCTTCGGCGATCGGATCTTCAACACGACGACGTTTTTGCTCGCTCTCTCGATCCTCCTTCTGCTCGGGGGTCTGGCGTTCGCACTGATTTGGGACAGCTGGCCGTCGATCAGGCATTTCGGCCTTTCGTTCCTTATCAGCACCAACTGGGATCCGGTCAGCGAAGAGTACGGTGCGCTGCCGTTCATCTACGGGACCTTCGTCTCCTCGATGCTCGCGCTGCTGATCGCGGTGCCGCTAAGTCTCGGCGTAGCGTTATGCCTCAGCGAGATGGCGCCGGATTGGCTGAGCAGGCGGCTCGGCTTCCTGGTCGATCTGCTCGCGGCGATTCCGAGCGTGGTTTACGGTCTGTGGGCGATTTTCATCATGGGACCGTGGCTGCGCGATCACGTGATGCCGCTTTTGCAGTTCTGGTGGGGATGGACGCCGTTTTTCAAGGGTCCGAAGATTGCCGTCAGCATGATGTCGGCGTCGGTGATCCTGGCGATCATGATCATCCCGTACATCTCGTCGGTATGCACCGATGTGTTCCGGGTCGTGCCGAATTTCCAGCGCGAAGCGGCGATCGCCCTTGGCGCGACCAAATGGGAGATGGTCACGACGGCCGTTATTCCCTATGGCTTCACGGGCGTTATTGGCGCCGTGATCCTTGGCCTCGGGCGCGCGCTGGGCGAGACGATCGCGGTCGCGATGGTGATCGGCAACTCATCGGACATCTCGCTGTCGCTGTTCAAACCCAGCGCAACACTGGCCAGCGTCATCGCAAATGAATTTGCCGAGGCGACGTCCGATCTGCACCTGGCGGCATTGATCGAGTTGGGCCTGGTGCTGCTGTTGCTTGGAATTTTCCTCAACGTGGTTGCGCGCGCTCTGGTGCATGGCGTATCGGCGCGGCGATTCCAGACGGGGGATTGA
- the phoU gene encoding phosphate signaling complex protein PhoU, with protein MDHTLPQHTNRQYEEDLRALRAGLLKMGGLVERQIAEAVEALVSRDSDHAREVIERDQEVNRLDIENDEQCIRLLALHQPTARDLRFITTGLKITTDLERIGDNAVNICERALELNAVPQLKPYIDLPRMAEIAQSMVKDSIDAFMRDDTELADQVIERDDEVDMLNYQVYRELLSYMAEDPHTISSATRLLFVSKYLERIADHGTNIAEMVVYMVKGKMIKHVETRKREAREAP; from the coding sequence ATGGATCACACCCTGCCGCAGCATACCAATCGGCAATACGAAGAGGACTTGCGCGCGCTGCGCGCCGGTCTGCTCAAGATGGGCGGGCTGGTCGAGCGCCAGATTGCCGAGGCGGTTGAGGCGTTGGTCAGTCGCGACAGCGACCATGCACGCGAAGTCATCGAGCGCGATCAGGAAGTCAATCGCCTCGATATCGAGAATGACGAGCAGTGCATCCGCCTGCTGGCGCTCCATCAGCCGACCGCGCGCGACCTCCGCTTCATCACGACCGGGCTCAAGATCACGACCGACCTCGAGCGGATCGGCGACAATGCGGTGAATATCTGCGAGCGCGCCCTCGAGCTCAACGCCGTGCCGCAGCTCAAGCCCTATATCGATTTGCCGCGGATGGCCGAGATCGCGCAGTCGATGGTCAAGGACAGTATCGATGCCTTTATGCGTGACGACACCGAGCTTGCCGACCAGGTCATCGAACGCGACGACGAAGTCGACATGCTCAACTACCAGGTCTATCGCGAGTTGCTCAGCTACATGGCCGAGGACCCGCACACCATCAGCTCTGCCACGCGGCTGCTGTTCGTATCGAAGTACCTCGAACGGATCGCAGACCACGGCACCAATATCGCGGAGATGGTCGTGTACATGGTCAAGGGCAAGATGATCAAGCACGTTGAGACGAGGAAGAGGGAGGCGAGGGAGGCACCATGA